A genomic region of Oenanthe melanoleuca isolate GR-GAL-2019-014 chromosome 25, OMel1.0, whole genome shotgun sequence contains the following coding sequences:
- the LOC130263076 gene encoding serine/threonine-protein kinase pim-1-like has protein sequence MGSLLGRGGFGSVFSGTRLADGAPVAIKRVPRGRIRRWGELPNGARAPLEIVLLDKVSTGFPGVIQLLEWFELPSCFLLVLERPERCQDLSDFIAARRFLPEEEARGLFRQVLEAVRHCSSCGVLHRDIKPANIIMDLDSGQLKLIDFGCGTFLQDTVYTQFAGTLSYSPPEWTHLKCYHGEAATIWSLGILLYQMVCGKHPFQKGQDIIWGQLKFPQQLSQECQDIISWCLSMRSLDRPSVEDLFYDPWLQDVHLP, from the exons ATGGGTTCGCTGCTGGGCAGAGGCGGCTTCGGCAGCGTCTTCTCGGGCACCCGGCTCGCGGACGGCGCCCCG GTGGCCATCAAGCGCGTGCCGCGGGGTCGCATCCGGCGCTGGGGCGAGCTG CCCAACGGCGCCCGTGCGCCCCTGGAGATCGTGCTGCTGGACAAGGTGTCCACTGGCTTCCCTGGAGTCATTCAGCTGCTGGAGTGGTTCGAGCTTCCCAGCTGCTTCTTGTTGGTGCTGGAGCGTCCGGAGCGATGTCAGGACCTCTCTGATTTCATCGCGGCTCGGAGGTTCCTGCCGGAGGAGGAGGCGCGGGGGCTGTTCCGCCAGGTGCTGGAGGCCGTGcggcactgcagcagctgcggGGTCCTGCACAGGGACATCAAACCGGCCAACATAATCATGGACCTGGACAGCGGGCAGCTCAAACTGATTGACTTTGGCTGTGGCACCTTTCTCCAGGACACAGTCTACACCCAGTTTGCAG GAACACTGTCCTACAGCCCCCCAGAATGGACCCACCTCAAATGCTACCACGGCGAGGCAGCAACGATCTGGTCCCTGGGTATCCTGTTGTACCAGATGGTTTGCGGGAAGCACCCGTTCCAGAAGGGCCAGGACATCATCTGGGGCCAGCTCAAGTTCCCACAACAGCTCTCTCAAG AGTGCCAAGATATTATCAGTTGGTGTTTATCCATGCGCTCCTTGGACAGGCCATCTGTGGAAGATCTGTTCTATGACCCTTGGCTGCAGGATGTTCATCTGCCCTAG